One window of the Gemmatimonadaceae bacterium genome contains the following:
- a CDS encoding thiamine pyrophosphate-dependent dehydrogenase E1 component subunit alpha — MNERFYRALYRIRRVEEEVAKAYPSDKIKSPVHLSIGQEAVAVGVCEALKPEDIVFASYRGHAAYLAKGGDLNRMIAELYGRVTGCAKGKGGSMHLIDVAHGVMGSSAVVGTTIPNAAGYAYALKLRGSDALVAAFFGDGATDEGVFYESLNFAALKRLPMIFICENNSYAIHTHQNQRQAISNIAERAASFGIPAEVIADDVIAVYSAIDKAAKAIRSGAGGPFFFECMTYRWKEHVGPGEDYHLGYRSREEATKWIDNDQVRVAGERLRAPRRASIEAEVEAEIADAFAFAENSPFPSADELWKDVYGASTA, encoded by the coding sequence ATGAACGAAAGATTTTATCGCGCATTGTACCGTATTCGCAGGGTCGAGGAAGAGGTCGCCAAAGCTTATCCGAGTGACAAGATCAAAAGCCCGGTACATCTGTCTATCGGGCAGGAGGCGGTAGCTGTCGGCGTATGCGAGGCACTCAAGCCCGAGGACATCGTGTTTGCGTCGTACCGCGGTCACGCGGCATACCTGGCAAAGGGCGGAGATCTGAACCGGATGATCGCCGAGCTCTACGGCAGAGTTACCGGATGCGCGAAGGGCAAAGGGGGCTCGATGCATCTGATCGACGTCGCTCACGGAGTCATGGGTTCATCCGCAGTCGTGGGCACGACGATCCCGAACGCCGCCGGGTACGCCTATGCGCTCAAACTTCGCGGGTCCGATGCGCTCGTGGCGGCATTCTTCGGTGACGGCGCGACCGACGAGGGCGTGTTCTACGAATCTTTGAACTTCGCGGCGCTCAAACGGCTACCGATGATTTTCATATGCGAGAACAACTCCTACGCGATACACACCCACCAAAACCAACGCCAGGCGATTAGCAACATCGCGGAGCGCGCGGCCTCTTTTGGCATTCCGGCGGAGGTCATCGCTGATGACGTGATCGCCGTATACTCGGCGATCGACAAGGCGGCGAAGGCGATTCGCTCAGGAGCAGGCGGTCCCTTCTTCTTCGAGTGCATGACGTACCGCTGGAAGGAGCACGTGGGTCCGGGCGAGGATTATCATCTTGGTTATCGCAGCCGCGAAGAAGCGACGAAATGGATCGACAACGATCAGGTCCGTGTTGCCGGAGAGCGGCTGCGGGCGCCACGGCGCGCGAGCATCGAAGCCGAGGTCGAAGCCGAAATCGCCGACGCGTTCGCCTTCGCCGAGAACAGTCCGTTCCCCTCTGCCGATGAGCTGTGGAAAGATGTGTACGGTGCGTCCACGGCATGA
- a CDS encoding transketolase C-terminal domain-containing protein, giving the protein MNREATYVEAIREATRQEMERDESVVVYGLDVDDPKAIQGTTAGLLEKFGAGRVFGTPLAEDAMTGVGIGMALAGLRPIHVHIRMDFVMLAMNQLINVAAKSRYMYGGQVQIPLVVRAMIGRSWGQGAQHSQGLYSFFMSVPGLRVVAPTNPHDAKGCLVEAIRTDDPVLYVEHRFLHFQKGPVPEALYATPLGKARVTVPGTDVTLVGISYAQTECLQAQRYLEAVGISAEVIDPIWLSPLDVETIADSVAKTGRLCVVDNGWTTCGAGAEIIARVMERLQSVREVKILRLGFAPVTCPPTPTLEALYYPNGRTIAAGVNDLVLGRPTGWVPEERKEWKNIEFKGPF; this is encoded by the coding sequence ATGAATCGAGAGGCGACTTACGTCGAGGCGATTCGCGAAGCGACAAGGCAGGAGATGGAGCGCGACGAATCCGTAGTGGTGTATGGGCTCGACGTCGATGATCCGAAGGCGATTCAGGGCACCACCGCCGGACTCCTGGAAAAGTTCGGCGCCGGTCGCGTTTTCGGTACTCCGCTTGCGGAGGATGCGATGACCGGGGTTGGAATCGGCATGGCGCTGGCGGGATTGCGGCCGATACACGTGCACATACGAATGGACTTCGTCATGCTGGCGATGAACCAGCTCATCAACGTCGCCGCAAAAAGCCGGTACATGTACGGTGGGCAGGTCCAGATTCCACTAGTAGTTCGCGCGATGATCGGCAGGAGCTGGGGACAGGGCGCCCAGCATTCGCAGGGGCTGTACTCGTTCTTCATGAGCGTTCCGGGTCTTCGAGTCGTTGCGCCGACCAATCCTCACGACGCCAAAGGCTGTCTCGTTGAGGCCATTCGGACCGACGACCCGGTGCTCTACGTCGAGCACCGTTTTCTGCACTTCCAGAAGGGGCCCGTTCCGGAGGCTCTGTACGCGACACCACTCGGCAAAGCGCGCGTCACCGTCCCCGGTACGGACGTGACGCTGGTAGGCATATCATACGCGCAGACGGAGTGTCTGCAGGCGCAGCGATATCTCGAGGCTGTCGGAATCAGCGCGGAGGTGATCGATCCGATATGGCTCTCGCCTCTCGACGTGGAGACAATCGCAGACTCGGTCGCCAAGACCGGGCGCCTTTGCGTGGTTGACAACGGTTGGACGACCTGCGGTGCAGGCGCCGAGATAATCGCGCGCGTAATGGAGCGCCTCCAGTCCGTGCGCGAGGTGAAGATCCTGAGGCTGGGTTTCGCGCCGGTGACTTGCCCGCCGACCCCGACGCTCGAAGCGCTGTACTATCCCAACGGCCGCACAATCGCCGCAGGGGTGAACGATCTCGTCCTCGGCCGCCCGACCGGATGGGTCCCGGAAGAGCGGAAAGAATGGAAAAACATCGAATTCAAGGGACCATTTTAG
- a CDS encoding nucleotidyltransferase family protein, with protein sequence MTPLPGSAVILAGGLGTRLRGVLPDCPKVLAPVRGRPFLSYLLDQLADAGVVDVILATGYRADLVETAFGASYRTMTLRYSAEKTPLGTAGALANARRLLPDGPCLTLNGDSMCDTDLAAFWSWSALRRASAALVAVRVPDASRYGTVALDGERVVAFEEKRVRTGSQWINAGIYFLGADVTASLDPTRPASLERDVLPARVGKGLLAFPVDAPFLDIGLPDSYASASVFLEDEPGV encoded by the coding sequence GTGACGCCCCTCCCGGGATCCGCTGTCATTCTAGCCGGCGGGCTGGGGACAAGGCTGCGGGGCGTTCTCCCGGATTGCCCAAAGGTTCTCGCACCTGTCCGCGGCCGTCCCTTTCTTTCCTACCTCCTCGATCAGCTCGCGGATGCCGGCGTTGTGGACGTGATTCTCGCGACCGGTTACCGAGCTGATCTCGTCGAGACCGCTTTCGGAGCGTCATATCGCACGATGACCCTTCGCTATTCGGCTGAAAAGACGCCATTGGGGACTGCCGGCGCGCTCGCGAATGCACGGCGGCTCCTCCCCGATGGCCCATGCCTGACTCTGAACGGGGACTCCATGTGCGACACCGACCTCGCTGCCTTCTGGAGCTGGAGCGCTTTGCGCAGGGCGAGCGCGGCGCTGGTGGCCGTCCGGGTGCCCGACGCATCCCGTTATGGAACGGTGGCGCTCGACGGCGAGCGCGTCGTTGCGTTCGAGGAGAAGCGCGTGCGCACCGGCAGCCAGTGGATCAACGCCGGAATTTACTTTCTTGGCGCCGATGTCACCGCCTCTCTCGACCCGACGCGGCCCGCCTCTCTCGAGCGAGACGTTCTCCCGGCGAGGGTCGGAAAGGGACTGCTGGCGTTTCCCGTCGACGCCCCTTTTCTCGACATCGGGCTGCCGGATTCGTACGCTTCGGCTTCCGTTTTTCTCGAGGATGAACCCGGCGTATGA
- a CDS encoding HAD family hydrolase has protein sequence MNRPWVVLDRDGTIIVERNYLSDPGGVELLTNAAEGIRTMKNLGLAVIVVTNQSGVGRGRYPMSAVDRVNERVRSLLRAEDADVDVIYVCPHVPADECDCRKPAPGMVRSAARDLALSPAPVAVVGDKECDIGLGRAVGTSAILIRTGYGASEELRGVTADYIVDDLLVAADIVSSLLGREGWEHLGSDHMRTVR, from the coding sequence ATGAACCGTCCATGGGTGGTGCTCGATCGGGACGGGACGATCATCGTTGAACGGAACTATCTGTCCGATCCTGGCGGCGTCGAGCTGCTGACGAACGCAGCCGAAGGAATCCGGACGATGAAGAATCTCGGGCTCGCCGTCATCGTCGTCACAAACCAGTCCGGCGTTGGACGAGGGCGGTACCCCATGTCGGCGGTCGACCGGGTAAATGAGAGGGTAAGGTCACTACTGCGGGCAGAAGATGCCGACGTGGATGTCATTTACGTCTGCCCGCACGTGCCGGCGGACGAATGTGACTGCAGGAAGCCCGCTCCCGGCATGGTGCGCAGCGCGGCGCGCGATCTTGCTTTGTCGCCGGCTCCAGTCGCCGTCGTCGGCGACAAGGAGTGCGACATCGGCCTCGGACGCGCGGTTGGCACTTCCGCAATTCTGATTCGCACGGGATACGGAGCGTCGGAAGAGCTCCGTGGTGTAACGGCGGACTACATCGTGGATGATCTTCTCGTCGCCGCGGACATCGTATCCTCATTGCTCGGGCGCGAAGGTTGGGAACACCTCGGAAGCGATCACATGAGAACCGTCAGATGA